The Gossypium arboreum isolate Shixiya-1 chromosome 4, ASM2569848v2, whole genome shotgun sequence DNA segment TGTTGTTGCTATAACCGGAGTTCGAAAGGTAATTTCCATCCACGTTAACCTGAAGGTTTCatcttagaaaattttaaattcatgaatGCATGCATGATCTGTTCCATGTTCTGCCTCGATGCCTAAATCGAAATACATCTAATGCATTGCAGGCAGAAATTGAGTACTATTCGAAGAACAAGGAAGCATACAAACAACTTATTCACCGTTATTAAGTTGATGAATTAATATCCAAGCAGTTGGGGGAAGTGTAAGGAGTTTTGTCACTCTTCCTCTTTATGCAATTATGAGGAAATAAATTGATAGATGATGCTAATCATGGTTAATAACTTTGGGGTGTTGGCtacttttacatttttatatatgCAACATTTTGTTGTAGAAAATGGTTTATCTCCGTTATGTTTCTTAAGCTACTTAATCCATTTCTCTAGGTTGAATGACTTTCTCTTTTACAAGGGAAGATTTTTCACAGTATTACCATTGTtgaaatttaagttaaaatgaaCTTATTGAAATGAAGTTCGTTCTAAAATTAAAATGTCATGGTTTGACATCAATTAATTAAGTTTTGATGAATTAAACTAATAAGAATAGAaaagtaaaaaatattaaaattttcgaGATGTATATTCAATACGCAAAAATAATGAGTTCATTATAACTTATTATATGATACATAAACAATGTAGACTTTAAGCTTCACAAGTGaacttaataaattattattatttagtgcACATAGATTTTAAGTTTCACAAACTCTTTAAAGATTAGTATTTGATGTATGGATAGTGTACATTTTTTATTctacaaataaatttaaaagattaTCATCATCttgtttgaaaagtttaaaaattCTGATGTATTAATTTAATTTGCCTTTAATTTTTCTATCtaatatttttaagtaaaattttgTCATAATTTTCTCATTTTGAAAAGATAAATCCGTAAAAAGAATTTGTAATTGCGAGCTTATGCTTGTAACAATGAAAAGAAGTGTTAATATTTAGTAAGTGAACCACCTTCAAAATTGTAATTTAcctttttttatatttgttttatgttttattttatttttattaaccaCTTGTTAACCCTTTTATCttgaaaactttaaaaattttattaataatgtattaaatattatttttaaaaaaatcctaAACCAAAACTAAATCATTTCAAAATTGACTTGCATAGATTAGCGATTATAACTTTTACCAACACTCATTTAACATAAATTTAAATCATGATGCCCCATCCCTAGTATTATATATGAAAAATAACACTTCAGGATTTTATTTGTAAGAACTATAATTATTGCAAGATTTCTGGAAAACCGTAATTATTACAAGATTATACTTGCAAGGACAAAAACACTTCAAGAAAGAAAAGATTATtgtactttatttttttttaataatacaaTATAGTTATCTCAAGCCACATACCTCAAACATGATCATTTTTTCATATGATCTTAAAACCCTAATAttgttgaaattaaaaaaatgaatacaTACCGAAATGACATCGAATAGATAATTGAGTTTGAATCTAACATCTATGACCCCTTTATTAGGATCAACCCCCATTATACTAATATATAACAATGAACAATTTCTGTTACATCAGATCATTGAGTCACCATTAAGCAGTCTATTCAAAATCCATTGGACAGCCATAATTGTATTATAGACATtgttataataataacaaaacccTTCTTAGTAGTCATTCTGGCCCATAAATATAAGCAAACTGGTCATGAAAACTTCAAAATTTCAATTGGATGATGATCTTCGTATATTACAGACAACTGAGGCAAATAAGAGAACTTAGAATACAAAAATATGCTTCTTACCTGAAGCATGAAGATCATTCCGGGAAGCACTCTCTAAACCTTAAAAATAAAGAATGAAAGTATTGCCCATGTTGGAGATCAGTCTATTTCTTCTGTTTCTTCTTTTTTCTGTTTTCTGTTTTGGTCTCTGTTCTTGCTTCTAAACGTTTCGACTGCTGCGAACGAATCTCTAGCAACTTCGACTTTGCATCTCGGAATAAAGCATCTGATCTTGAAGCCATCAATTGCTGAAATCGAAGGACACATAAGGGCGGAAAATAAGTTTTAGCCTTTTTATTAGAAATTTAAGTGATGATAGTGGAAATGCCATTTTACAAACCTTTAGATGATTCATTGCTGCAAGGTTGAAACCAAGAGTATCTTTGCATTCCTGGGAAATTCGAAAGGTTATGTCATTGAAATGGATCCTTAAAGTTTACCAATATTTAAAATTTGTTAAAGGCTGCTAACTGCAGAACTGAACGTTCTTGTTTCAAGGGAATATGCAGGTTCAAGACAAGTATAATCCAAAGTACATATTTACCTTAACTCGTGCATAAATAATCTCCTTTAGAACAGCCAACACTGGTCTGGCAGATGGGGTACTAATTAACTGACTATGATGTATCTGCAACAACACTGTAACAATCCTGCAAACCAGCTCAACCTGTGCAAACAAGATATATTGTAACTAACAACAGTAAGTACCAAATGATGAGTGCTCAAATGCATAAAACATATGCTTTCGTAACATCAATAGCTTTAGTGTTTATCTCAAAGAGAATGCATGGTGTACATGACACACATCTATTTACAAAAACATCCAACCATAAACACATTTATAGCGCAAGGTGGCCAACCTTGTCTGGATTTGAAGTCCAGTCCTTTGTATAAGAGAGCAGCTTGAGAGCATCTGAGAATGGTAATGCCTGGGCAGAGAACAACTTTGAGTCAGTAAGATAAACATTAAGATGCGTAAAAAATGAAAGGTTCCTATTCATGATCTACCGCAATCCTGAAGTAAAGTTCAATTTAACTTCTAGACAAAACAAAGATAGTCAAGCTTTcatatatgaatttttttttattaattgtgAGAAGCTGAATTACTAACTTGGCTATTGACATGGCAGGAATATGAATAGAAACTCAGTTTAAAGCTGCTAAATTTTCAGCATATGCGTGGTATTTGGTCCTATTATAAGGTAAATAATTAACTAAACAAGTAGAAAATCATGGACTGCAATCCTAAGACACACTTAATTACCAGTAAAGTCTGCTCCAGATCATTGGTGCTAATATTTGAAAGAGCACGAAGTACATAATCAGATGGGGACAACCCAAGCATAATCATATTTGGCTGGAATTCAGCAACTTTTCCTCTGGCTTTCTCATCCTGAGATACAACATAGTAAACATATAAATTGCaacaactttctttttcttttctcctctttcCTTAGGGGAAGAGAAAATTATTAAAAGCATAAATTAATGAGGGTCAAAATACAAATTTGGCATTCAAAGATAGATACCACTCCTTTCCCAAACTTAACAAGCTAGTTAAAGCCATAAACATATCAATTTAGAACAAATGAACAAGGTAAGTGAAAAATACCTCATGTTCAGCTATTCGTTTCAACTCCACTTCTGCCACATCTAGTGCATCAATAATTGAATCAGTGGCTGTCAGGGTTTCCAAAGTTCTCTTCCCTGCTAATGCAACAGCTCCCTCCTCTGGAAGTTCTTCCTTTGGTATATGTTTGTCTTCAAATGTATTGTCAATGTCAGCCTCGAAAATTTCCTCcaatcttttctctttttcttcctGCATATTCAAGCAACGGTAAACACAAAAAGAGAATCCAGCTCTAAAGATAATCACAAATGCAGTAAGTAGAACTAGCTTAACAACAGCATTCTCCTTCCTGAGCCAAGAACTTCACTTTCGGTACACAGAAAAAACGTTTGAAAGTACCTCAATAAAAAAAGGCTCCTCAGTACGATCCCAACGGCGAATGGACCGGTCATGAGATCCTGTAACAACAAAGTCACCACGGTTGCTGACTGCAAGGCACCAAACATCTGCATGATGCCCTTCAAGAGTTAAAAGCAACTCAAATTTATCGGCATCCCAGTACTTTACAAGGCGATCTTTCCCCACACTAAAAATGTAATGTGTGTTGCGGACAAACTGAACTGCCATAACACTGATCAAATACCTCATCAGAATTGGTGATTAAAATGTTCAGCAAAAACCTCTTGCATTTCATGATAATTACCATCATACGAACCTGTCAGCATGAGCAAAGATGGATTTGTGGCAATCACCAAAATCCAAGCCCCAAATCCTCAAATTCTTGTCTGCGGATCCAGTTACAATCAAATCTCCGTCAGATGAAATATCCATACATAGGACAGGAAGTTTGTGGCcgtataaggaaaggaaaaatttgAGTGAGTCCATAAAAAGAATCTGcataaaagggaaaagaaaatcgTCATTATCAAAATGATAATGCAAAACAAGTTGACTTGCAAATCCTAAATGATTAAGAGGATAACACAATGTCATGCATGCTATAATGAAGTTAAATTGCAGAGAATGCTATTCAGTTTAttgaactttatttttttttttttcaccagAAGCTTCTATCAGAACATATTTGGACAGAAtctgaaaacaaaaatttttaaaatcagcaGATTTTATTAGCACACATTAGTCAATATTTGTAAGACATGATAAGTGCAGGAGGGGATGCAATATCACTTCTAGCTCTCAAATATAAAACATGGGATAAAAAAGGTTCCATACAGTGAAGAAGTGAGATGAAGGAACTAAATTATAATAATCGACTTCGTGTTTTACAAGTTGAGCGGAAAACTACGTGATGCTTCCATTTACAAATTATAGAAAAACAATAACAGAATAAATTCACCAAGACAAATAAAAATGGACAAAGAAAATTCAAAGGAGAGAAGGATAAGTCAGATTATTTCTACCTTCACAGTGCAATCCAGCAACGCAACAGCAAGATATTTAGCATCTGGGCTAATGGCAACCACTAGAACATCATCATTCATTTTCATTGTCCTTACATTTGATATAGTAAGGCATTTAGAATCCTGAAAATCAACAAGACCAATCTAGCATCACTCATCTGTCAACTCAACATGACAACTACATTCATAATAAAGGATGAGTGATACATTCCACTACAGAATGTATAAAGGCAAAGCTAAACAAGCTGAGCTTTGAAGCAATAAATCAAAAGTTAGTCACTAATCCCGAAAATCAACAAGACCAATCTAACATCACTCATCTATCGACTCAACATGACACCTACATTCGTAATAAAGGATGAGTTATACATTCCACTACATAATGTATAAAGGCAAAGCTAAACAAGTTGAACTTTGAAGCAAAAAATCAAAAGTTAGCCactcaaaaaaatttaaagaggtTGTGAAGGTAGGAGGAACACACTTGACCAGGTTTCTGCTTGATTTGGTATTCCCAGAACTTCACATCATGGTCTGCACTACCGGTAACAAAACCATTTCCATTTGGAATGGTAGCAATTGACCTTAGGGAGCCGCCATGAGCTTCAACAACTTCACTGAGAGTACCACTACCAATGTCAATAATTTCAATTTTCCCATCCTTAGTGCCAACCATTGCATACTTGTTATGAGGTACAATTAGGCCACAGAGTCCATAACCAGAATCAATTGTTCGTAGGCAAGAACCAGTACTTGGATTCCAAATCTTCACAGCATTGTGACAGGTTGACATCAAAAGAGTATTGTCTGAACTAAGTGTGACACTTCTAACATCAGAACGGTGTCCTTGAAGCTCAATAGCGAGTGTTTTTGTACTAGAACCACTTTCAATTGAATAAAACTCCAATAAGTTATTATTCAAAGACAATGCTAAAGTAGCTAGTGAGGTCTTCGGAGTGACTGGACAGAAAGAGATGGAACAGATCTTTTTGCTGGCTCGAATAGTTTGAAGGAGCTTAAAAACATCAGGAACTGCAACAACCAAGACATTGCCAGCTTCTTCAGTACCATGATTTGCTTCCACATTTTCAGTCGCTTCAACTCCCATTTTTGCAGATTTCTTCTCTTTCTTCCTATTAAGTCTACGTTTTGCTTTGCGCTTGGATTCAACTTCATCCAATACACGGAATATTTCAACCGTTTTTCCTGCTACCTGACACGCAAGCAAATTTCCAGACTTGCTAAATCTCACAGTCGCAACCCTATCCTTACTTTGCCGCTGAATTTCACCAAAGGGCTTTAGAACTTCCCACTTATTTTGAGTAGCTGACTCACCATCATTCCCAGTTTCAGGCCCAGTTTCATTCACCATAGATTCTCCATTCATCAACTCATGCTTTACATTGTAGAATCTGAGTTCAAGATCTGCTGAACCAGTGACCAAGTATCTTTCATCTGGGTCAACATCAATAGACCAAATTTCACTATGATGGCCACTAATTATTTGCATACAATGCTGAGTTTCAAGATCCCATACTCTCAAAAATTTATCCTTGGAAGAACTAACAAGTTTTTTGCCAGAATCAAGGAAAACAAGGTCTGTGATCTGCAAGATGTAAAATGCAAAgacattaaaacatataaaaaacaaATAACACGATACTTTGTTAACTATAATAGAAAAACTAACAAATGATAAACCTGATCACGATGCCCACGAAGGCGAAAAAGACCTGTCTCACCAACCACATCCCACAATATAACATCATTGTCTTTACTTCCAGAAGCAAGCAAAGATCCAACCTTATTGTACCTTAAAGCAGTCACAGCCCCCTTATGTCCATTCAATGTAGTCTCACAACTTCCTTTATCACAATCCCAAATCCTTATACTACCATCCGCATAACCACTTGCTACCTGCAATTTCAATCTTTTTCTGTCATTCATActtattttcatgaaaatcactataaattcaCCATCTAAAAACAATGTGAAAAACCTTAAGACCCAGTTGGGTTGTCACTATTACAACTTACATTTTATAAAAGTTCCTAATTTATCAACGCGAAAACAATAACATACATGCTTATCATTCattaaaatatacaatttcacttacaaataaaaaattaaggttTTGCTTCTctgaaaactataaaataaaacgGAGCATTCATTATAATAATTGATAATGGAAGAGAAAACTAAATCTTTTACCAGTGAAGAAGGGGCGGAGGCGACACAGGTGACGGCGAGGGAGGGGGCACGAGAAGAAAGAGAAGGAGATAGAGTTTTAGTGCAGACGCCTTGACGGACGTGCCAAATACCGAGCTTCTCGAGAGCCGGAGCGAGTAGGTGCTTGCCTGAGCTGTCGTATGTGATATTGGATTCAACGGATACAATAACACCGAAGGAAGCCGCCGGCTCGTACCTTAGGTAGGATTTCACCATGGTCCGCCGCCGCCGCTGCTGCCGCTCTGCTTTTTGCTCTGGCGGTTTGGGTTTTTCTTCAGCTCTTGAGGTTTAACAGTGTCAAGGGTTTAAGCAAAGGTATAGTTCTGTGTTTTTAAGGATTTTGATTTGTAAATGGGCTAATTTAAAgcccaattaatttaatttcggGTTTCAATATGAACGATGAACCCAATCTCTTCCTTTTTCGGGCTTCACATTACACATTTCTTCCTTGCACTCAGAGACTAAGAAATTATTATAAGTTTTTtaaatattagataaatataaaacttaGGTATCTATCACAAGTTTAGTTTTacgtttataaaattatttttttatcatcaaaattttatgtaataaatttataaaaattaaatgtgaTTTTAATTGAAATGACAAATTTGAGATAGTAACaagtatgatattatgattctcaTTACGTGtatatatttttctaaatttataaataaatatataccttcaaaataatatttattaatttataaaacaaataaacttTCCGTAATTTCTTTTCTGATTTGAAATTAACTCTTTAATATATAGTATTTCTATACAacaagtaaataaaataataataattgcaCCATATCAAATTTATAGGTGCTTTTGAGAtttatactttaaaattttagtatcCTATTTTAAATTCAGACAAATATAATTAtagcaaaaaaattttaaaaaggaaaTCTCAATATTGTTTGAAGACTAATACAGTTCGttaaacaaatttaaataataagtttaaattaattatatcaaaAATCAGTATatgtataaaaattattttcaccacttgaagaataaaacaaaatattagtGGCCACTTGACACCTTAATTTATGAATTTAGGTGGGATTCCATTTTTTTTAACAAAAGTGTAAGTAATGTTATCAAGTCTTAgcttattatttacttttattattaaaagATAATTAGTGGTCAACAAATGGAACATCCATTTCGTGGAAGTCCCAAACATTGATTGTATTGTGAAAACGATATTCTTTTCCCCTACATGTGCCTCCCATCTATTTATTACCTCACTTTCAACCAAGCTGCTCTTtccaatttattttaataattcattcatttaattatttggtaaaacttattttaaattaatttttaattaccaagttaatttatgatatttaaaattagatatagattttaaattatttaaaaaattctgaaaatggaTGAAAGCGGATTGCTAACCAAGCTGTGAATAGATGTGTAAGTTTAACCCATCAGATGCATtatttgcaataaaaataaaaattattaggtaacaaaatacttttttaaattaaattaataaaactttATTTAAGTTGTGTTTGTTTTTCTAaatataacttttaaaaaataatttatggaaatagatttttttaaaaagttgatATTTCTTTATGTATAAATGATTTTGTGTAAAATATTCTCTATTGTTCGACAAAATTTCTtaaaatcaattttaaacttgttttaaatgaaacaaacactatatttattacaaaatattgtaaaaatatttttctttgatAACCAAAATATGTTGTATGATAAGATAATATCTTTTATATACTTAATAATAACAAATATCTAATTAAAATGTTTGAAGTTAAGCATATTATAGGCGAAGGTATAAAAAATTTAAGgagtcaaaattaaattataaatttttggaagtgaaaattaattttatcatcatacaaattcataattttataattttttaaagaacTTGCAAAGCAATGTTACCTTTTTTTTAATGTTACAAGAAATTAACTGGAGGATTAATTTGGAGGGTGGTTTTGAACCGGTGGGATCAAGAGCTGATACTGACCAATTGAATTGGTTAAAAATAGATTAAAATGGTTCAATccagtttttttaatttttttaaaaattaataggaTCGATAAACTGATAACT contains these protein-coding regions:
- the LOC108460764 gene encoding uncharacterized protein LOC108460764, whose product is MVKSYLRYEPAASFGVIVSVESNITYDSSGKHLLAPALEKLGIWHVRQGVCTKTLSPSLSSRAPSLAVTCVASAPSSLVASGYADGSIRIWDCDKGSCETTLNGHKGAVTALRYNKVGSLLASGSKDNDVILWDVVGETGLFRLRGHRDQITDLVFLDSGKKLVSSSKDKFLRVWDLETQHCMQIISGHHSEIWSIDVDPDERYLVTGSADLELRFYNVKHELMNGESMVNETGPETGNDGESATQNKWEVLKPFGEIQRQSKDRVATVRFSKSGNLLACQVAGKTVEIFRVLDEVESKRKAKRRLNRKKEKKSAKMGVEATENVEANHGTEEAGNVLVVAVPDVFKLLQTIRASKKICSISFCPVTPKTSLATLALSLNNNLLEFYSIESGSSTKTLAIELQGHRSDVRSVTLSSDNTLLMSTCHNAVKIWNPSTGSCLRTIDSGYGLCGLIVPHNKYAMVGTKDGKIEIIDIGSGTLSEVVEAHGGSLRSIATIPNGNGFVTGSADHDVKFWEYQIKQKPGQDSKCLTISNVRTMKMNDDVLVVAISPDAKYLAVALLDCTVKILFMDSLKFFLSLYGHKLPVLCMDISSDGDLIVTGSADKNLRIWGLDFGDCHKSIFAHADSVMAVQFVRNTHYIFSVGKDRLVKYWDADKFELLLTLEGHHADVWCLAVSNRGDFVVTGSHDRSIRRWDRTEEPFFIEEEKEKRLEEIFEADIDNTFEDKHIPKEELPEEGAVALAGKRTLETLTATDSIIDALDVAEVELKRIAEHEDEKARGKVAEFQPNMIMLGLSPSDYVLRALSNISTNDLEQTLLALPFSDALKLLSYTKDWTSNPDKVELVCRIVTVLLQIHHSQLISTPSARPVLAVLKEIIYARVKECKDTLGFNLAAMNHLKQLMASRSDALFRDAKSKLLEIRSQQSKRLEARTETKTENRKKKKQKK